A window from SAR324 cluster bacterium encodes these proteins:
- a CDS encoding zinc ABC transporter substrate-binding protein yields the protein MNRFFVLMAYFALIANSSDLFADQKIRVAVTIPPIENFVSSIGGDFVEVVHLVPAGQDLHTFAPKPSKMREMLDVNVYFKLGGIAAEEIWLDRLVNLNPSMKVMTISRGIERIEMEAHHHHDEEGHHDEEGHHDEEGHHDEEGHHDE from the coding sequence ATGAATCGATTTTTTGTTCTGATGGCCTATTTTGCTTTGATCGCAAACAGCTCAGACTTATTTGCTGATCAGAAAATACGAGTTGCGGTGACAATACCACCGATTGAAAATTTTGTGAGTTCAATAGGTGGTGATTTCGTTGAAGTTGTACATCTTGTGCCTGCTGGACAGGACCTCCATACCTTTGCACCGAAGCCGTCTAAAATGCGTGAAATGCTTGACGTAAATGTTTATTTTAAGCTTGGTGGAATTGCAGCTGAGGAAATTTGGTTGGATAGGTTAGTGAATTTGAACCCTTCGATGAAGGTCATGACAATTTCAAGGGGAATTGAGCGGATAGAAATGGAAGCTCACCACCATCACGATGAAGAAGGGCATCACGATGAAGAAGGGCATCACGATGAAGAAGGGCATCACGATGAAGAAGGGCATCATGATGAA
- a CDS encoding DUF2796 domain-containing protein: MKYCFAYIFIFFTFLIECYAQSSLEAHIHGEAKLNIVFEGQELLIELQSPSYNLVGFEHEPKTKNQHELVNNTIELLRDFENIADISSQANCKTVDVSVSTSMRGIHKDEHHKDEHHKDEHHDSEKETHSEFTAIYSINCEKPEDFKSIELELFKTFSLMEEVKVQTIIQGKQSFGELISDNPKLSF; the protein is encoded by the coding sequence ATGAAGTATTGTTTTGCTTACATATTCATTTTTTTCACATTCTTGATTGAATGCTATGCACAAAGTTCGTTAGAGGCTCACATTCATGGTGAAGCTAAGTTGAACATTGTTTTTGAGGGTCAAGAACTGCTTATTGAGCTGCAGAGCCCATCTTACAACTTGGTAGGCTTTGAACATGAGCCCAAAACGAAAAACCAACATGAACTTGTTAACAATACCATTGAACTTCTCAGAGATTTTGAAAATATTGCGGACATTTCCTCTCAAGCAAATTGTAAAACTGTTGACGTGTCAGTATCCACAAGCATGAGAGGAATTCACAAGGACGAACATCACAAGGACGAACATCATAAGGACGAACATCATGATTCTGAAAAAGAAACTCACTCAGAATTTACTGCGATCTATTCCATCAATTGTGAAAAACCTGAGGATTTTAAATCAATTGAGTTAGAACTTTTTAAAACATTTAGTTTGATGGAGGAAGTGAAGGTTCAAACAATTATTCAAGGAAAACAGAGCTTTGGAGAATTGATTTCAGATAATCCAAAATTAAGTTTTTAA
- the folE gene encoding GTP cyclohydrolase I FolE, with protein sequence MNNTPSRKEAEDAVRTLIRWSGENPNRDGLLGTPDRVVRAYEEFFAGYNEDPKSLLEKTFENISSYDEMIVLKNIRLESHCEHHIVPIIGKTHIGYLPNERVVGISKLVRLVDVFAKRMQIQEALTSQIADTIQGILKPKGVGVVIEAAHQCMTTRGVHKSGVSMVTMHTHGLFRNDTHTRREFMAIINLEHS encoded by the coding sequence ATGAATAATACTCCATCCAGAAAAGAAGCTGAGGACGCAGTTCGAACCCTAATCAGATGGTCTGGAGAGAATCCAAACCGTGATGGCCTCTTGGGTACACCAGATCGGGTGGTCAGAGCTTACGAAGAATTCTTTGCTGGATACAATGAAGATCCTAAATCGTTGCTGGAAAAAACGTTTGAAAATATATCTAGCTACGACGAGATGATTGTTCTTAAAAATATTCGACTTGAATCCCACTGCGAGCATCACATCGTCCCAATTATTGGCAAGACACATATCGGCTATCTTCCAAATGAAAGAGTAGTTGGTATTTCTAAGCTGGTACGTCTGGTAGATGTCTTTGCTAAACGAATGCAGATTCAGGAGGCACTCACATCCCAAATCGCAGATACAATTCAAGGAATACTCAAACCAAAAGGAGTTGGTGTTGTTATCGAGGCAGCCCATCAATGTATGACAACCCGCGGCGTTCATAAATCAGGTGTTAGCATGGTGACCATGCATACCCACGGATTGTTTCGCAATGATACCCACACCCGAAGAGAA